The following proteins are co-located in the Helicoverpa armigera isolate CAAS_96S chromosome 23, ASM3070526v1, whole genome shotgun sequence genome:
- the LOC135118570 gene encoding uncharacterized protein LOC135118570, giving the protein MSTSKADGDSAESCRVGVRVPPFYPEKPALWFAQMDAQFALANIKTDETKYYYVTGHLDPKYADVVEDIITNPPATDKYEKLKAELIKRLSASREEKVKQLLMHEELGDRKPSQFYRHLLNLAGPGVPEEFLRTIWTSRLPAGTQTIVASQSKLDLAELAELADRIHVIAGPAQVASTAAVATAPSSSTSGLHAEIAALNRQMQAMALKIERLSRNRSRSRSRSRHRSSSRRSQCWYHQRFGDNAKKCIKPCDYTTSGNVRGNQ; this is encoded by the coding sequence ATGTCGACCAGCAAGGCTGATGGCGACTCTGCCGAGTCATGCCGCGTGGGCGTGCGAGTCCCACCGTTTTACCCGGAGAAGCCGGCGCTGTGGTTCGCGCAGATGGACGCACAATTCGCACTCGCGAATATCAAAACGGACGAGACGAAGTATTACTACGTCACGGGTCATCTCGACCCAAAGTACGCGGACGTTGTGGAGGACATCATCACGAACCCGCCCGCCACCGACAAGTACGAGAAGCTCAAGGCCGAGCTGATAAAGAGGCTGTCAGCTTCGCGCGAGGAGAAGGTGAAGCAGCTCCTCATGCACGAGGAGCTCGGCGACAGAAAGCCGTCGCAATTCTACCGGCACCTCCTCAACCTTGCCGGTCCAGGTGTTCCGGAGGAGTTCCTGCGGACAATCTGGACGAGCCGTCTGCCAGCAGGTACGCAGACCATAGTGGCGTCGCAGTCCAAACTGGACTTGGCCGAGCTGGCCGAGTTAGCGGACCGCATCCACGTCATCGCCGGTCCCGCGCAGGTGGCATCAACAGCTGCCGTCGCCACCGCACCGTCGTCGTCCACCAGCGGTCTGCACGCCGAGATCGCCGCGCTTAACCGGCAGATGCAGGCAATGGCGCTCAAAATCGAGCGGTTGTCCCGCAACAGAAGTCGCTCCCGTAGTCGCTCACGTCACCGGTCCAGCTCTAGAAGATCGCAGTGCTGGTACCACCAGCGGTTCGGCGATAATGCTAAAAAGTGCATTAAACCGTGCGACTACACTACGTCGGGAAATGTGAGGGGCAATCAGTGA